In one window of Vallitalea okinawensis DNA:
- a CDS encoding DUF4956 domain-containing protein, which yields MKEILYDYLISNSSNISIIKSIEILVVALALSILIFITYRFTYSGVMYNRKFNISLVMITIVTTIVMIVIGSNIALSLGMVGALSIVRFRTAIKDPRDTSYIFWAIAVGLCVGTTNYAIAVMGSLFLFIVLMVFNIGGFGKEDRYVLIIRGNRVKEEEMMRCVFNAFKNSQLRAKNSTQDHIELVYQIKLKKNKDKNIIKELYHIEGVTVVNLVAQNGETIG from the coding sequence ATGAAAGAAATACTGTATGATTACCTCATATCAAATAGCAGTAACATTAGCATTATCAAATCCATTGAAATTTTAGTTGTTGCTTTAGCATTAAGCATACTCATCTTTATTACCTATAGATTTACATACAGTGGTGTGATGTATAATAGAAAATTCAATATCTCTTTGGTCATGATCACCATAGTGACGACCATAGTGATGATTGTGATTGGTAGTAATATAGCTTTATCTCTAGGGATGGTGGGTGCATTATCCATTGTACGTTTTCGTACAGCTATTAAAGATCCAAGAGATACATCTTATATATTTTGGGCAATAGCAGTTGGGTTATGTGTAGGTACAACCAACTATGCCATAGCTGTTATGGGGTCCTTATTTTTATTTATCGTTTTAATGGTTTTCAATATTGGCGGCTTTGGAAAAGAAGATCGGTATGTTCTTATTATAAGAGGAAATAGGGTTAAAGAAGAAGAGATGATGAGATGCGTCTTTAATGCTTTTAAGAATAGTCAATTACGAGCTAAAAATTCAACCCAAGATCATATTGAGTTAGTTTATCAAATTAAACTAAAAAAGAATAAGGATAAGAATATCATTAAGGAACTTTATCATATTGAAGGTGTTACTGTAGTTAATTTAGTGGCTCAAAATGGGGAAACAATAGGGTAG